The proteins below come from a single Drosophila miranda strain MSH22 chromosome Y unlocalized genomic scaffold, D.miranda_PacBio2.1 Contig_Y1_pilon, whole genome shotgun sequence genomic window:
- the LOC117190835 gene encoding radial spoke head protein 4 homolog A-like codes for MDNNSCQNFSFGSTTSSDFGLPPPCVTKKKKPDKIIVEQETVPQCSQVITSTSSSSSTSILMGAFDSDCHFNKALVKEPPNIDYELNVAKAIMQQYSTLSGDNLFDHLSDIIKRVIDERPPNVIDFFEEFSRNVREQKFHLPERFPPNGIFDEVRTFRVAKQILQSIQLPYNIEGEDLAGAEDLYGEDGKAIDDEELKIVIDDSMRLFVTFNERVQQLQFYWNQCGFSISNDDIFQLACAMNRLQTHSSITQCRFWGCINGLKASYYIVEATLTREEIQSRMAMMADELREKQLPLKMRHDREEKPLPPHIGPELTPGIYGWENYPIEELEIMKPKAPDAPLVEEIEFYDTPPEYIGVGCNRYSYFVVNSLYDDWIELPIVTPRQVVVSRQIKKFLTGDLESDVISYPCFPGKEKHYLRALIGRITAGTYIAPMGYYRRMTKKEKRMFEGNDLDEGEEEEEEEEEESVNEGEDDQIEDNDVMLLKNEKYETEPLGSLSTPVAWVHVRSNILNQGRVVWFDEEKAQKEREKALALYLKMRLLEEMEEEMEEEEEVEDEEEGEEEGMIEGFNQPETGPSILSSCANDMSPEVAVPWLIRQTRKYTNQKERVLIMQSNLWPGAHTFIFEHICESIYLGWGHKYYARNMPFNHLPMVQEEYTHGAEDFIEASDPTVEEEAAYREWLLSKQKKPASLGEAIEEYDDEDEDDSAEQSEDD; via the exons ATGGATAACAATTCCTGCCAAAATTTCTCATTCGGCTCAACAACCAGCTCTGATTTTGGGCTACCACCACCTTGTGTTACCAAGAAGAAAAAACCAGATAAGATTATTGTTGAGCAGGAAACGGTGCCACAATGCTCGCAGGTAATTACCTCGACATCGTCGTCCTCCTCGACATCCATATTGATGGGGGCATTCGACTCCGATTGCCATTTCAACAAAGCCCTAGTTAAAGAGCCTCCAAATATTGACTATGAACTGAATGTGGCCAAGGCTATAATGCAGCAATACAGCACATTAAGTGGCGATAACTT ATTTGATCACTTGAGCGACATTATCAAGCGGGTTATCGATGAACGCCCTCCGAATGTGATTGATTTTTTTGAGGAATTCAGCAGAAATGTACGCGAACAGAAATTTCATTTGCCCGAGCGCTTTCCTCCCAATGGAATATTTGATGAAGTTCGCACCTTCAGGGTCGCAAAGCAGATTCTACAATCAATACAG CTCCCCTACAACATTGAGGGCGAAGACTTGGCAGGAGCAGAAGATTTATATGGCGAAGATGGAAAAGCAATCGACGACGAAGAGCTTAAGATCGTCATCGACGATTCCATGCGTCTGTTCGTTACATTCAACGAACGCGTTCAGCAACTGCAGTTTTACTGGAATCAGTGCGGCTTCAGCATAAGCAATGATGACATCTTCCAGTTGGCTTGCGCCATGAACCGTTTGCAGACACATTCCTCCATAACGCAGTGCCGCTTTTGGGGCTGCATTAATGGGTTGAAGGCTTCCTACTATATTGTGGAGGCTACGCTCACTCGCGAGGAAATACAATCGCGTATGGCGATGATGGCGGACGAGCTGCGGGAGAAGCAGCTGCCGCTCAAGATGCGTCACGACAGAGAGGAGAAGCCATTGCCGCCGCACATTGGTCCAGAGCTCACTCCAGGAATCTACGGTTGGGAAAATTACCCCATTGAAGAACTAGAGATCATGAAGCCAAAAGCTCCAGATGCACCGCTGGTTGAGGAAATTGAGTTCTACGATACACCACCCGAGTACATCGGAGTTGGTTGCAATCGCTATTCGTACTTTGTGGTGAATTCCTTATACGATGATTGGATTGAGCTACCCATTGTGACGCCCCGCCAGGTGGTCGTCTCCCGGCAAATTAAGAAGTTTCTCACTGGCGATCTAGAATCGGATGTTATATCGTATCCATGTTTTCCGGGAAAAGAAAAGCATTATCTGCGCGCCTTGATCGGCCGCATTACTGCTGGTACTTACATCGCCCCCATGGGCTATTACAGGCGTATGACTAAAAAGGAGAAGCGTATGTTTGAGGGCAATGATCTCGATGAAGGTgaagaagaggaggaggaggaagaagaagaaagCGTAAACGAAGGCGAAGACGACCAGATTGAAG ATAACGACGTTATGCttttaaaaaatgaaaaatatgAAACTGAACCGCTGGGATCCTTGTCCACTCCAGTGGCATGGGTCCACGTCCGATCGAATATACTAAACCAAGGCCGCGTCGTATGGTTTGATGAGGAAAAAGCCCAAAAAGAACGGGAGAAGGCCCTAGCTCTCTACCTGAAAATGCGACTTTTAGAAGAAATGGAAGAGGAGATGGAGGAGGAAGAAGAGGTCGAGGATGAGGAAGAAGGCGAAGAAGAAGGCATGATCGAAGGTTTTAATCAACCGGAAACAGGACCCAGTATTTTGTCCTCGTGCGCCAACGACATGAGCCCGGAAGTTGCAGTGCCGTGGCTGATACGCCAAACCAGGAAGTACACCAATCAAAAGGAACGTGTCCTCATCATGCAATCGAATTTGTGGCCAGGTGCTCACACATTCATATTtgaacacatttgcgaatcaATATATCTGGGCTGGGGGCATAAGTATTATGCGCGCAACATGCCGTTCAATCACTTACCCATGGTGCAGGAAGAGTATACCCATGGGGCAGAAGACTTCATCGAGGCCAGTGATCCGACTGTTGAAGAGGAGGCTGCCTACCGCGAATGGCTCCTCAGCAAGCAAAAGAAGCCCGCTTCTCTTGGGGAAGCCATCGAAGAATATGACGATGAAGACGAGGACGATTCCGCTGAACAATCTGAAGATGATTAG